A portion of the Parasedimentitalea marina genome contains these proteins:
- a CDS encoding lysozyme inhibitor LprI family protein, producing the protein MKRYLAVALFLGTSVSAQDIVYSHEATDTCAMQADSIDDRRQCIGMSANACMEASPEGFTTIGMMQCIDSEREYWDGQLNQTYKLLKDAYKPQDAELDKMESSAPRMGPALRDMQRSWIAYRDATCDFEQSQWGGGSGGGPAVLSCLLRLTAFQSIFLLQTWSGE; encoded by the coding sequence GTGAAGAGATACCTCGCGGTAGCCCTGTTTCTGGGAACATCCGTTTCGGCCCAGGATATAGTCTATTCACATGAGGCAACGGATACCTGCGCAATGCAGGCAGACTCGATTGATGATAGAAGGCAGTGCATCGGGATGTCGGCCAATGCCTGCATGGAAGCCTCTCCGGAAGGATTTACAACCATTGGCATGATGCAGTGCATCGACAGCGAGCGGGAGTACTGGGATGGGCAGTTGAACCAGACTTACAAACTGCTGAAGGATGCCTACAAACCGCAGGATGCCGAGCTGGATAAGATGGAGTCATCTGCGCCGCGCATGGGGCCAGCCTTGCGCGATATGCAACGCTCCTGGATTGCCTATCGCGATGCAACCTGTGACTTCGAGCAGTCGCAATGGGGTGGAGGCAGTGGCGGCGGTCCTGCTGTTTTGTCCTGTTTGCTCAGACTGACCGCGTTTCAGTCGATCTTTCTGCTGCAGACCTGGTCTGGCGAATAG
- a CDS encoding OmpW/AlkL family protein gives MKRTIAALAVTAACTALAAPAIAQSQGDWTFGVGVANVNPKSDNGILAGSATSIGDDTQLSLTVEYFIRDNLGIELLAATPFEHDITIGGAFAGTTRQLPPTLSVNYHVPTNGKIKPFFGVGLNYTTFFEESSALGVLALEDSWGYAVQAGADWQVSDRGAMRLNVRYMDIDSNATLDGVSIGTAEIDPIVIGLSYVHQF, from the coding sequence ATGAAACGCACCATAGCGGCCCTGGCCGTAACCGCCGCATGTACTGCCCTTGCCGCGCCCGCAATCGCCCAATCCCAGGGCGACTGGACCTTTGGGGTCGGCGTCGCCAACGTCAATCCCAAGTCCGACAATGGTATCCTGGCAGGTAGCGCCACCTCCATCGGCGACGACACCCAACTGTCGCTTACTGTCGAGTATTTCATCCGTGACAATCTTGGCATTGAATTGTTGGCGGCCACTCCGTTCGAGCATGACATTACCATTGGCGGGGCCTTTGCGGGTACCACACGGCAGCTGCCGCCGACCTTGTCTGTCAACTATCACGTGCCCACCAACGGCAAAATCAAACCCTTTTTCGGGGTTGGCCTGAACTACACCACATTCTTTGAAGAGTCCTCGGCATTGGGCGTTCTGGCTCTGGAAGACAGCTGGGGATATGCTGTTCAGGCTGGCGCGGACTGGCAGGTGTCGGATCGTGGCGCGATGCGCTTGAATGTGCGCTATATGGACATTGACAGCAACGCCACCCTGGATGGCGTGTCCATTGGTACCGCCGAGATAGACCCCATCGTGATTGGCCTGAGCTACGTGCACCAGTTCTGA
- a CDS encoding AMP-binding protein, which yields MTEIYRHSGLKPDGSWDLPDRLNMAAQALAHPAGQLAVIDLTGPQRVDVSYGELAQMVDALARYLLTRIQPGDRVGVLLSQSVGCAAAHLAIWKVGAISVPLFKLFKSDALASRAGDAGVQFVFTDVEGADLLGDLAEPVMVDQAGLAGDVVGFAETAPDTPAVLIYTSGTTGSPKGALHGHRVLTGHLPGVAISHDHLGQPGDCLWTPADWAWIGGLFDVAMPGLALGVPVVAARLDKFTPEACANVIARGDVRNVFFPPTALRMLKAAGQGLSGLRSVASGGEPLGAEMLAWGKRCLGVSINEFYGQTECNMVASSCGADFAPRPGCIGKGVPGHDLAVLDGDGVPCHDEGDVAVRRGSAPMMLKYWNRPDETAAKFNGEWLITGDRGIWEGDYLRFVGREDDVITSSGYRIGPAEIEDCLMTHPAVATVGVVGKPDPLRTEIVKAYVVLKPGQAASEKELQDHVKERLAQYSYPREVEFLEALPMTVTGKVIRRELKARAGGETGQ from the coding sequence ATGACTGAAATATACAGGCATTCGGGGCTAAAGCCGGATGGCAGCTGGGATCTTCCTGATCGGCTGAACATGGCGGCGCAGGCCTTGGCGCACCCGGCCGGGCAGCTGGCGGTGATTGATCTGACCGGTCCGCAGCGGGTGGATGTGTCTTATGGTGAATTGGCGCAGATGGTGGACGCTCTTGCACGTTATTTGCTGACCCGTATTCAGCCGGGTGATCGCGTCGGTGTTTTGCTCAGCCAATCGGTCGGCTGTGCGGCGGCGCATCTGGCCATCTGGAAAGTTGGCGCCATTTCGGTGCCGCTGTTCAAATTGTTCAAAAGTGACGCTCTGGCCAGTCGTGCGGGTGATGCCGGGGTGCAGTTTGTCTTCACTGATGTTGAGGGCGCCGATCTGCTGGGCGATCTGGCGGAACCGGTGATGGTTGATCAGGCTGGGCTGGCTGGTGATGTCGTTGGCTTTGCCGAGACCGCGCCCGATACCCCAGCCGTGCTGATCTACACATCCGGCACCACGGGCAGCCCTAAAGGCGCGTTGCATGGTCACCGGGTGTTAACAGGGCATTTGCCGGGTGTTGCGATCAGCCATGACCACCTTGGCCAACCCGGTGATTGCCTGTGGACGCCGGCCGACTGGGCCTGGATTGGCGGCTTGTTTGATGTCGCGATGCCGGGACTGGCGCTGGGCGTGCCCGTGGTGGCGGCACGGTTGGACAAGTTCACCCCCGAGGCCTGCGCCAATGTGATCGCGCGTGGCGATGTCCGCAACGTGTTTTTCCCTCCCACCGCCTTGCGCATGCTCAAGGCGGCCGGGCAGGGGCTCAGCGGTCTGCGCTCGGTTGCCTCGGGCGGAGAGCCCCTGGGCGCGGAGATGCTCGCCTGGGGCAAGCGGTGTCTTGGCGTGAGTATCAACGAATTCTATGGCCAGACTGAATGCAATATGGTCGCGTCTTCCTGTGGCGCGGATTTCGCACCGCGCCCCGGCTGTATCGGTAAGGGGGTACCGGGGCATGACCTTGCGGTTCTGGACGGCGACGGAGTGCCTTGTCATGACGAAGGTGATGTCGCAGTGCGCCGTGGATCCGCCCCGATGATGCTGAAATACTGGAACCGCCCTGACGAGACCGCTGCCAAGTTCAATGGGGAATGGTTGATCACAGGCGATCGCGGTATTTGGGAGGGCGACTATCTGCGCTTTGTTGGGCGCGAGGATGATGTGATCACCTCCTCTGGCTATCGTATCGGCCCGGCTGAGATAGAAGACTGTTTGATGACACATCCGGCGGTAGCCACGGTGGGGGTGGTGGGCAAGCCGGACCCGCTGCGCACCGAGATCGTCAAGGCCTATGTGGTGTTGAAACCCGGCCAAGCGGCCAGCGAGAAAGAGTTGCAAGATCACGTTAAAGAGCGCCTGGCCCAGTACTCCTATCCGCGCGAGGTGGAATTTCTAGAGGCGTTGCCCATGACCGTCACCGGCAAAGTGATCCGTAGGGAACTGAAGGCCCGGGCTGGGGGAGAGACCGGGCAATGA